The Molothrus aeneus isolate 106 chromosome 15, BPBGC_Maene_1.0, whole genome shotgun sequence genome includes a region encoding these proteins:
- the SPRY4 gene encoding protein sprouty homolog 4, with translation MEPRIPHNITVVPNSVMVQPLLDSRIPYGRLQHPLTILPIDQMKSTHLENDYTDNPGAAQPPAQKRPRAPHEPGSAGQHPQRCEQDVTHPWISFSGRPSSISSSSSTSSDQRLLDHMAPVPVAEQSSPRAVRIQPKVINCKPLDLKGPVSQELDKHFLLCEACGKCKCKECALPRTLPSCWVCNQECLCSAQNLVNYSTCMCLVKGVFYHCTNEDDEGMCADQPCSCSQSNCCARWSFMSALSLVLPCLLCYLPATGCVKLSQRCYDRVSRPGCRCKNTNSVICKALPESKGAEKPF, from the coding sequence ATGGAGCCCCGGATCCCTCACAACATCACCGTTGTCCCCAACTCTGTGATGGTGCAGCCCTTGCTGGACAGCCGGATCCCCTACGGGCGGCTGCAGCACCCTCTGACCATCCTGCCCATCGACCAGATGAAGAGCACCCACCTGGAGAACGACTACACCGACAACCCCGGCGCCGCCCAGCCGCCCGCCCAGAAGCGTCCCCGAGCCCCCCACGAGCCGGGCTCGGCCGGCCAGCACCCTCAGCGCTGCGAGCAGGATGTCACCCACCCCTGGATCTCCTTCAGCGGGCgccccagctccatcagcagcagcagcagcacgtcCTCAGACCAAAGGCTGCTGGACCACATGGCCCCGGTGCCCGTGGCGGAGCAATCGTCCCCCCGCGCCGTTCGCATCCAGCCCAAGGTGATCAACTGCAAGCCCCTGGACCTGAAGGGCCCCGTGTCCCAGGAGCTGGACAAGCACTTCCTGCTGTGCGAGGCCTGTGGGAAATGCAAGTGCAAGGAGTGTGCCCTGCCCCGGACTCTGCCCTCGTGCTGGGTGTGCAACCAGGAGTGTCTGTGCTCGGCGCAGAACCTGGTCAACTACTCCACCTGCATGTGCCTGGTCAAGGGCGTCTTCTACCACTGCACCAACGAGGACGACGAGGGCATGTGCGCcgaccagccctgctcctgctcccagtccAACTGCTGCGCCCGCTGGTCCTTCATGAGCGCCctgtccctggtgctgccctgcctgctctgctacCTGCCGGCCACCGGCTGCGTCAAGCTGTCCCAGAGATGCTACGACCGAGTGAGCCGGCCCGGATGCAGATGCAAAAACACAAACAGTGTCATTTGCAAGGCATTGCCCGAGAGCAAAGGGGCAGAAAAGCCCTTTTAA